ATCTCCATTATCTGTTTCCTCCTTGTCTTGGTGGGGGTGTGTAAAACTGCCTTCAGGACGTAAGAACTTCGGCGAGAGGAGAATGATTTGTTCTCCCGGTTTGTTAGGAAGTCCATCCTCCTCGAGACCCTGATTGATGATCCGCTCAAGTCGCCGCACATTGATCAGATCAAAAGCAATCGCCCGGCGGCAGGCCTGGTCAACCCGGCCGGTGCCGTATTTATTACTGAGTCGGATCAGTTTCTGCGCCTGCCGCAGTTTGGCCCAGGGGAAATTGCCGGCCAGCAGCGCTTGGGCAAAGCGACCGGTGTAGGCCCCTTGTTCTTGGGCTTGTCGAATCAGCCGTTTCGGATCGCGCAGGGTATAGTTTGTCAGCTCCTGTGGATAGTCCGTGTAATCCGTACTGCGGCCGCCGGGTGATTGGGTAGGGTGGGTTTTTATCAACTTTCCATGATAGTAGATGCGAACCAGGCCTTTGTCGCCTCGTACCGTGACTTTCTTGCGGCAGTATCGACTCGGAACGGAATAAATTGATTTTTGGAATTGAATATGATGATCGGGATGAACCTTGCACTCGGCCCACTGCGGCGTATCAAAGCGCTCCCCGGTGAATGGTTTAAGCGCGGTCTTCTCAAGATTGTCGAACACGGCCAGCGGCCGTTTGTGCGTCGTGCCGTGCACCCGGGTGCCGGCGACTTGTAAACACCAGCGGATTCCCTCGCGCTGCACGTGGTCACGATCGAGCCACTCCTCGCCTCGGAAGAAGTTTTCGCGTACATAGGGTACATTTCTCTCAACACGCGGCTTTCCTCTCGGTGCCCTGACGGGAGCCGGGTCGATGATAAAACCCCGGTATTCCGCGTACTCGGCAAAGGTGCGTTGGAAGATCGGGTCATAGCGATCCGCTTTGTTTACCGCATCGCGAAGATTATCCAGTACGACGCGGATGGTAATGCCCTCGAAGAAT
The nucleotide sequence above comes from Candidatus Eisenbacteria bacterium. Encoded proteins:
- the istA gene encoding IS21 family transposase → MTYLEHGMWEILEVLQRIHRGESLSKIQAVTSRSRSTIRRWRKTAQILGWVPGGTEPDESLATQILERHQPGPRKARPGEVERLLLPHLEQINSWLAPPSENKRGLQLTKVHTLLTRKGIIVAYGSLHRFVQKYCQFRSKRLTVRMAEPMPGEVAEVDFGKMGLVYDPTVDRRRVLHALLVTLCFSRHQYVHFTHSQKLSDLIDGIEDAWEFFEGITIRVVLDNLRDAVNKADRYDPIFQRTFAEYAEYRGFIIDPAPVRAPRGKPRVERNVPYVRENFFRGEEWLDRDHVQREGIRWCLQVAGTRVHGTTHKRPLAVFDNLEKTALKPFTGERFDTPQWAECKVHPDHHIQFQKSIYSVPSRYCRKKVTVRGDKGLVRIYYHGKLIKTHPTQSPGGRSTDYTDYPQELTNYTLRDPKRLIRQAQEQGAYTGRFAQALLAGNFPWAKLRQAQKLIRLSNKYGTGRVDQACRRAIAFDLINVRRLERIINQGLEEDGLPNKPGEQIILLSPKFLRPEGSFTHPHQDKEETDNGD